A region from the Serinibacter arcticus genome encodes:
- a CDS encoding glycosyltransferase, giving the protein MIHPDPDGPVQSAGPEVAPVCAVVVAYNRRDLLVEVLDALRAQEVRPERVIVVDNASTDDSAAVAGSYPEVDLVTLARNTGGAGGFAAGIALALERNPSWIWLMDDDTVPTPDALAELVRVAAAARADAAGSRVIWTDGSEHPMNTPRENPFATASQRAAARRLDGLNVRSTSFVSMLASTATIRRRGLPVADYFIWNDDFEYSTRLIRDGRGIHVPSSVVVHKTKALASTDADPGERFYHEVRNKIWLFTRSRGLTGREKAVYGASTLRRWVRTVARSGDRALLLRCLGRGLRDGVATSPRPNAEALAGLGAVTDAVVRAEAGRG; this is encoded by the coding sequence GTGATCCATCCTGACCCAGACGGCCCTGTCCAGAGCGCCGGGCCCGAGGTCGCGCCCGTGTGCGCGGTGGTGGTCGCCTACAACCGGCGCGACCTGCTCGTCGAGGTCCTCGACGCGCTGCGGGCGCAGGAGGTCCGACCGGAACGCGTGATCGTCGTGGACAACGCCTCCACCGACGACTCCGCCGCCGTCGCCGGCTCCTACCCGGAGGTGGACCTCGTCACGCTCGCCCGCAACACCGGCGGCGCGGGCGGGTTCGCCGCCGGCATCGCGCTCGCGCTCGAGCGCAACCCGTCGTGGATCTGGCTCATGGACGACGACACCGTGCCGACGCCGGACGCCCTGGCCGAGCTCGTCCGCGTCGCCGCGGCGGCCCGCGCCGACGCCGCCGGATCGCGCGTGATCTGGACCGACGGCAGCGAGCATCCGATGAACACGCCCAGGGAGAACCCGTTCGCGACGGCGTCGCAGCGCGCGGCTGCCCGGCGCCTGGACGGCCTGAACGTCCGCAGCACGTCCTTCGTCTCGATGCTGGCGAGCACCGCCACGATCCGTCGGCGAGGACTTCCCGTCGCCGACTACTTCATCTGGAACGACGACTTCGAGTACTCCACCCGGCTGATCCGGGACGGTCGGGGCATCCACGTGCCCAGCAGCGTCGTCGTGCACAAGACGAAGGCGCTCGCCTCCACCGACGCCGACCCGGGGGAGCGGTTCTACCACGAGGTGCGCAACAAGATCTGGCTCTTCACGCGGTCCCGCGGCCTGACGGGCCGGGAGAAGGCGGTGTACGGGGCCTCGACGCTGCGCCGGTGGGTCCGGACGGTGGCGCGGTCGGGCGATCGAGCGCTGCTGCTGCGCTGCCTCGGACGGGGGCTGCGGGACGGCGTCGCGACGTCACCCCGTCCCAACGCGGAGGCGCTGGCCGGCCTCGGGGCTGTCACGGACGCCGTCGTGCGCGCGGAGGCCGGCCGTGGCTGA
- a CDS encoding glycosyltransferase, translating to MADTPFSLLVPVYRADSPSHFRRAFESSVQEQTLRPAEVVLVQDGPVPAALAAVLDDVAAASPVPVVRVRIPANVGLALALTRGLESCSHEIVARIDADDVSLPHRFATQVPLVEAGLDLVGAGMVEFEDDEQVVVGSRVPRQGQEAIESYARFHDPFSHPTVVYRRSAVERAGGYEPLGRMEDYWLFVRMLAAGARVDNVVEPLVRYRIGEGAYARRGGREQWRTELELQRAMRRIGFTSRGQQVRNVLVRGAYRFVPEGLRKVAYRALIARSGRGPDGA from the coding sequence GTGGCTGACACCCCGTTCTCCCTGCTGGTCCCGGTCTACCGCGCCGACAGCCCGAGCCACTTCCGCAGGGCGTTCGAGTCCTCGGTGCAGGAGCAGACCCTCCGCCCCGCCGAGGTTGTGCTCGTGCAGGACGGGCCGGTCCCCGCCGCACTGGCCGCCGTGCTCGACGACGTCGCGGCCGCCAGCCCGGTGCCCGTCGTCCGCGTCCGGATCCCGGCGAACGTGGGCCTGGCACTCGCCCTCACCCGCGGGCTGGAGAGCTGCAGCCACGAGATCGTCGCGCGGATCGACGCGGACGACGTGTCCCTGCCGCACCGGTTCGCCACCCAGGTCCCGCTCGTGGAGGCCGGCCTGGACCTCGTGGGCGCGGGGATGGTCGAGTTCGAGGACGACGAGCAGGTCGTCGTCGGCAGCCGGGTGCCCCGTCAGGGCCAGGAGGCCATCGAGTCCTACGCCCGGTTCCACGACCCGTTCTCCCACCCGACCGTCGTCTACCGCCGCAGCGCCGTCGAGCGCGCCGGTGGCTACGAGCCGCTGGGGCGGATGGAGGACTACTGGCTCTTCGTGCGGATGCTCGCCGCGGGAGCCCGGGTCGACAACGTCGTCGAGCCGCTGGTGCGCTACCGGATCGGTGAGGGCGCCTACGCCCGTCGCGGCGGCCGGGAGCAGTGGCGCACCGAGCTCGAGCTGCAGCGCGCGATGCGGCGGATCGGGTTCACGTCCCGAGGCCAGCAGGTGCGCAACGTCCTGGTGCGCGGCGCGTACCGGTTCGTTCCCGAGGGGCTGCGCAAGGTCGCCTACCGCGCGCTGATCGCGCGGAGCGGCCGGGGGCCCGACGGGGCCTAG